In one Salipiger abyssi genomic region, the following are encoded:
- a CDS encoding methyltransferase translates to MGPLTEADEISQIAFGFMGSQALFTALDHGVFTHLADGPLTADEIAAKSGLHRDRAETLLTALAGLGLVDVAEGRFANSPAAEAFLVKGAKYDFGDYIRLQVGKQMYGLMGQLGAAVSGDLDEGATASYEQWFSDPEEARLYSESQHAGSHGPARQMTRRVDLSGAKKLLDVGGGTGAYAITFCRAFPELSATIVDFPNVAALGRSYVEKAELSDRISYIDGNALETEWPGGQDVILMSYLFSGVPGDTHEGLMKRAFDCLAPGGKLLIHDFMVHADRSGPALAALWQLQHTAFTPEARSVDAEGLASELTSLGFTDVSVDPMIPEMTMLAVATRPE, encoded by the coding sequence ATGGGTCCGCTGACGGAAGCCGACGAAATCTCGCAAATTGCCTTTGGATTCATGGGATCGCAGGCGCTGTTCACGGCGCTTGATCACGGGGTCTTCACCCATCTCGCCGACGGCCCCCTGACCGCCGACGAGATCGCTGCCAAGAGCGGCCTGCACCGTGACCGCGCGGAGACGCTGCTGACCGCGCTGGCAGGGCTGGGGCTCGTCGATGTGGCGGAGGGGCGCTTTGCCAACTCTCCCGCCGCCGAGGCCTTTCTGGTCAAGGGCGCGAAATACGATTTCGGCGACTATATCCGGCTTCAGGTCGGCAAGCAGATGTACGGGCTCATGGGCCAGCTGGGCGCCGCCGTTTCGGGCGATCTCGACGAGGGCGCCACCGCGTCTTACGAACAGTGGTTCTCGGATCCCGAAGAGGCCCGGCTTTACTCCGAAAGCCAGCACGCCGGCTCGCACGGTCCGGCCCGGCAGATGACCCGGCGGGTGGATCTTTCGGGTGCGAAAAAGCTGCTCGACGTGGGCGGCGGCACGGGGGCCTATGCGATCACCTTCTGCCGGGCCTTCCCAGAGCTCTCGGCCACCATTGTCGATTTCCCCAATGTCGCGGCGCTGGGGCGCAGCTATGTGGAGAAGGCGGAGCTCTCCGACCGGATCTCCTATATCGACGGCAACGCGCTGGAGACCGAATGGCCGGGCGGGCAGGATGTGATCCTGATGTCCTACCTGTTCTCGGGCGTGCCGGGCGATACGCATGAAGGGCTGATGAAGCGCGCCTTCGACTGTCTTGCGCCGGGTGGCAAGCTTCTGATCCATGATTTCATGGTCCATGCCGACCGCAGCGGCCCGGCGCTCGCGGCGCTCTGGCAGCTCCAGCACACCGCCTTCACCCCCGAGGCGCGCTCGGTCGATGCGGAGGGTCTGGCCTCCGAGCTGACATCGCTGGGCTTCACCGATGTGAGCGTCGATCCGATGATTCCCGAGATGACCATGCTCGCCGTGGCGACGCGCCCCGAGTAG
- a CDS encoding YciI family protein — MLFAIHCLDHPGKTDDRLAHYDAHKAYLATAPMASVISGPLLAGDNETMIGSLFVVEAERIEDVQAFNAADPFNKAGIWKEINIHPFSMRVDNRASR, encoded by the coding sequence ATGCTGTTCGCAATCCACTGCCTTGATCATCCCGGAAAAACCGACGACCGGCTCGCCCATTACGACGCTCACAAGGCCTATCTGGCCACGGCGCCGATGGCCTCGGTGATCTCCGGCCCGCTGCTGGCCGGGGACAACGAAACCATGATCGGCTCGCTCTTTGTCGTCGAGGCCGAGCGCATCGAGGATGTGCAGGCCTTCAACGCCGCCGACCCGTTCAACAAGGCCGGCATCTGGAAAGAGATCAATATTCACCCCTTCAGCATGCGCGTCGACAACCGGGCGTCGCGCTGA
- a CDS encoding BspA family leucine-rich repeat surface protein yields the protein MPNIAPAASAPSPPRLCRHAPKREPIASEGAESFNQDIGSWDTSGVTSLVRMFFEASSFDQDLGARDISSMEDTTDIFGNRGDSGMSMESFDATLAGWARLAPGEARIATGIDLAGVGVELSNDDAFHMLTTQYGWTIRADYRLSAPSDSDVVDASNETRAVNLMAFRQMLIGSDFDDILRTGRPPETTVPGGLGQDTIIGDYFGETLYGGLRDDDLEDDLGDRIYGGGGNDYIDGGYGNDELRGDALNDTLIGGFGGDVFDLFG from the coding sequence ATGCCGAACATCGCCCCTGCGGCCAGTGCCCCCTCTCCGCCACGTCTATGCCGCCATGCACCGAAAAGAGAGCCCATAGCAAGTGAAGGCGCCGAGTCCTTCAATCAGGACATCGGCTCTTGGGATACCAGCGGTGTCACATCGCTCGTCCGAATGTTCTTCGAAGCCAGTTCTTTCGATCAAGACCTCGGCGCACGGGACATTTCCTCGATGGAAGACACAACGGACATTTTTGGCAATCGGGGCGACTCCGGCATGAGCATGGAGAGTTTCGATGCGACGCTTGCGGGATGGGCGCGGCTCGCCCCCGGAGAGGCGCGGATCGCAACGGGAATCGATCTGGCGGGTGTCGGCGTCGAACTCTCCAACGACGACGCTTTTCACATGCTGACGACACAATATGGCTGGACGATCCGCGCGGATTACCGACTGAGCGCGCCAAGTGACAGCGATGTGGTGGACGCCTCCAACGAGACACGGGCGGTCAACCTGATGGCGTTCCGCCAGATGCTGATCGGCTCTGATTTCGACGATATCTTGCGGACTGGCCGTCCTCCAGAGACCACAGTTCCGGGAGGGCTCGGGCAAGACACAATCATTGGCGACTATTTTGGCGAAACGCTCTATGGCGGCCTGCGCGACGATGACCTGGAAGATGACCTCGGAGACCGCATCTATGGCGGTGGCGGCAACGATTATATCGACGGTGGCTACGGCAATGACGAACTGCGTGGCGACGCACTGAACGATACCCTGATCGGCGGGTTCGGCGGCGACGTCTTCGATCTGTTCGGCTGA
- a CDS encoding amidohydrolase family protein: MTRLLIKNAATVTMDDALGDFEKADILIEDGAIKEIRPDMDADASIDAEVIDAEGMIAIPGLWDAHRHTWQTGLRGILADGRIPDYLRGFRIQMATLYRPEDMYAANYAGGLDCLENGVTGLVDYCHNIINEDYARASVEGLKASGVRGLYGHGMVPVTENTFADGRGLSEGNENADLSHNWRYETAREIRKEYFSDDGLLRFGIAPQELAIAPAAEVEQEFELARELNSRITFHSNQVAVPNGGMRDMHTLSEHGLLGPDVNLVHMTFTNPDEWDILDGSGASVTLCAETEMQMGMGFPVAVEATRYTDAGPSLGMDCTSSTSGDMLAHARLVLQCTRWHGDAVHYENFSHPKKIHWTTRDALAWVTINGARAAGVDDITGSLTPGKRADIVLLDMRGIAFAGWNRKDPCSMVVSQANSRNVHTVLVDGKIVKRGGPLLHVDPEAAVARLESSHDFLNEAMEENGGFIPQPPVPLPLYEA; encoded by the coding sequence ATGACAAGACTTCTGATCAAGAATGCCGCCACCGTCACCATGGATGACGCGCTTGGCGATTTCGAAAAGGCGGATATCCTGATCGAGGACGGCGCGATCAAGGAGATCCGCCCCGATATGGATGCCGATGCGAGCATCGACGCCGAGGTGATCGACGCCGAGGGCATGATCGCCATTCCCGGCCTCTGGGACGCGCATCGCCACACCTGGCAGACCGGGCTGCGCGGCATCCTCGCCGATGGCCGCATCCCCGATTATCTGCGCGGCTTCCGCATTCAGATGGCGACGCTCTATCGCCCCGAGGACATGTATGCCGCGAACTATGCCGGCGGGCTCGATTGCCTTGAGAACGGCGTGACCGGCCTGGTGGATTACTGTCACAACATCATCAACGAAGACTATGCCCGCGCCTCCGTCGAAGGGCTCAAGGCCTCCGGCGTGCGGGGGCTCTACGGGCACGGCATGGTGCCGGTGACCGAGAACACCTTTGCCGATGGGCGCGGGTTGTCCGAAGGCAATGAAAACGCCGATCTCAGCCACAACTGGCGCTATGAGACCGCGCGCGAGATCCGCAAGGAGTATTTCTCCGACGATGGCCTGCTGCGCTTCGGCATCGCGCCGCAGGAACTGGCGATTGCCCCCGCCGCCGAGGTGGAGCAGGAGTTCGAGCTGGCGCGGGAGCTGAATTCGCGCATCACCTTCCACAGCAATCAGGTGGCCGTGCCCAATGGCGGCATGCGCGACATGCACACCCTGTCGGAGCACGGGCTGCTGGGGCCGGATGTGAACCTCGTGCATATGACCTTCACCAACCCGGACGAATGGGACATTCTCGATGGCTCCGGCGCCTCCGTGACGCTTTGCGCGGAAACCGAGATGCAGATGGGCATGGGCTTTCCGGTCGCCGTCGAGGCGACGCGCTACACCGACGCGGGGCCGAGCCTCGGGATGGACTGCACCAGCAGCACCAGCGGCGACATGCTGGCCCATGCGCGGCTCGTTCTGCAATGCACCCGCTGGCATGGCGATGCGGTGCATTACGAGAATTTCAGCCACCCGAAAAAGATCCACTGGACGACCCGCGACGCGCTGGCCTGGGTCACGATCAACGGCGCGCGGGCCGCGGGGGTCGACGACATCACCGGCTCGCTGACGCCGGGCAAACGGGCGGATATCGTGCTTCTGGATATGCGCGGCATCGCCTTTGCCGGCTGGAACCGCAAGGATCCGTGCAGCATGGTCGTGTCGCAGGCCAATAGCCGGAATGTCCACACGGTTCTGGTCGATGGCAAGATCGTCAAGCGTGGCGGGCCGCTGCTGCATGTCGATCCGGAGGCGGCGGTGGCCAGGCTCGAAAGCTCGCATGATTTCCTCAACGAGGCCATGGAGGAGAATGGCGGCTTCATCCCGCAGCCGCCGGTGCCGTTGCCGCTTTACGAGGCCTGA
- a CDS encoding LysR family transcriptional regulator, translating to MDRFTEIEVLVQIVEQGSISRAAEVLGQSVSATSRYLASLEERLGVRLVNRTTRRISFTEEGELFCSYGKSILAELQDAEALIGSVSHSPSGTLKLTASTSFSLLHLMPLIPEFTRKYPRIQVDVTASNRYHDIIETGVDLAIRTRRVEEDSSITMRKLAKTRRRLVASPEYIGEMGMPRHPEDLERHRLLIYMLADDPMRLHMHKGKSRTTINVTPVLASNEGQLLMAAARDGMGIIAQPSYIVQKDLEAGRLVRVLDDWDLPQLTINMAFPARRHMPAKTRLFIEFLSDHFKANNYEDIWMS from the coding sequence ATGGACAGGTTCACCGAGATCGAAGTGCTCGTGCAGATCGTCGAGCAGGGCAGCATCAGCAGGGCGGCGGAGGTGCTGGGCCAGTCCGTCTCGGCCACCAGCCGCTACCTCGCCTCGCTGGAGGAGCGGCTGGGCGTGCGTCTGGTCAACCGCACCACGCGGCGCATCTCCTTCACCGAGGAAGGGGAGCTCTTCTGCTCCTACGGCAAGTCGATCCTCGCCGAGCTTCAGGACGCCGAGGCGCTGATCGGCAGCGTCTCGCATTCTCCCTCGGGCACACTGAAGCTGACCGCCTCGACCTCGTTTTCGCTGCTTCACCTGATGCCGCTGATCCCGGAGTTCACCCGGAAATACCCCCGCATCCAGGTCGATGTGACCGCCTCCAACCGCTATCACGACATCATCGAGACCGGCGTCGACCTCGCGATCCGCACCCGGCGGGTCGAGGAGGACAGCTCGATCACCATGCGCAAGCTGGCCAAGACCCGCCGCCGCCTCGTCGCCTCGCCGGAGTATATCGGCGAGATGGGGATGCCGCGCCATCCGGAGGATCTGGAGCGCCACCGGCTGCTGATCTACATGCTGGCCGACGACCCGATGCGGCTGCACATGCACAAGGGGAAGTCCCGGACGACGATCAACGTGACGCCGGTGCTAGCCAGCAACGAGGGCCAGCTTCTGATGGCCGCCGCCCGCGACGGCATGGGCATCATCGCGCAGCCCTCCTACATCGTGCAGAAGGATCTGGAAGCCGGCCGACTGGTGCGCGTGCTCGACGACTGGGATCTGCCGCAACTGACGATCAACATGGCCTTCCCCGCCCGTCGCCACATGCCTGCCAAGACCCGGCTGTTTATCGAGTTCCTGTCGGACCACTTCAAGGCGAACAATTATGAGGACATCTGGATGTCCTGA
- a CDS encoding ketopantoate reductase family protein, with product MNKPRIAYLGTGANGAGIAADMTNADHDVTMIEQWPDHVEAMRRNGIIVDLPGGRSETSEVHVRHLCEVAEMRQPFDLVYLGMKAYDTRWAVELIKPMLAEDGVVIGMQNGMTRGTIASIVGPERCLGAVIEVTANMYKPGRVDRQSPREESWFALEDSTAVGPERVALAAEVLGAAGRVDVVADIHSAKWMKLAVNAAELVTSALVGLPLMHAAKDPALLNFMLATGREAVAAAAADGAVLMPILGMPEDVDTTDPAAFADALFGKVLSSFCLPDTETTCLQDWRKGRRNEVEELNGYVAGIARTNGLKAPLNIFTVEMARRIERGELPFDETNRDAMAAALAEHYPELGNLAGLPPHLAGA from the coding sequence ATGAACAAACCGCGGATCGCCTATCTGGGCACTGGCGCGAACGGCGCCGGGATCGCCGCCGACATGACCAATGCAGACCATGACGTCACCATGATCGAGCAATGGCCCGACCATGTGGAGGCGATGCGCCGCAATGGCATCATCGTCGATCTGCCGGGCGGGCGCTCCGAGACCTCCGAGGTGCATGTCCGGCATCTGTGCGAAGTGGCCGAGATGCGCCAGCCCTTCGATCTCGTCTATCTCGGCATGAAGGCCTATGACACCCGCTGGGCGGTCGAGCTGATCAAGCCGATGCTGGCCGAGGATGGCGTGGTGATCGGCATGCAGAACGGCATGACCCGGGGCACCATCGCCTCCATTGTCGGGCCGGAGCGCTGCCTTGGCGCGGTGATCGAGGTCACCGCGAACATGTATAAGCCGGGCCGCGTCGACCGGCAGAGCCCGCGCGAGGAAAGCTGGTTCGCGCTCGAAGACAGCACCGCCGTCGGACCGGAGCGCGTGGCGCTCGCCGCCGAGGTGCTGGGCGCGGCGGGGCGGGTCGATGTGGTGGCTGATATCCACTCGGCGAAATGGATGAAGCTCGCGGTGAACGCCGCCGAGCTGGTGACCTCGGCGCTGGTCGGGCTGCCGCTGATGCACGCGGCGAAAGACCCCGCGCTGCTGAACTTCATGCTGGCCACCGGGCGCGAGGCGGTTGCCGCGGCGGCGGCTGATGGCGCGGTTCTGATGCCGATCCTCGGCATGCCCGAGGATGTCGACACCACCGATCCCGCGGCCTTTGCCGATGCGCTGTTCGGCAAGGTGCTGTCCTCCTTCTGCCTGCCCGACACCGAAACCACCTGTTTGCAGGACTGGCGCAAGGGCCGGCGCAACGAGGTCGAGGAGCTGAACGGCTATGTCGCCGGGATCGCCCGCACCAACGGGCTGAAGGCGCCGCTCAATATCTTTACCGTCGAGATGGCCCGCCGCATCGAGCGCGGCGAGCTGCCCTTCGACGAAACCAATCGTGACGCGATGGCGGCGGCACTGGCCGAGCATTACCCGGAGCTGGGAAATCTCGCCGGACTGCCCCCGCATCTGGCCGGCGCGTAG
- a CDS encoding cysteine desulfurase, producing the protein MYDVSEIRRDFPILSREVNGKPLVYLDNGASAQKPQVVIDAVTRGYAEEYANVHRGLHFLSNLATEKYEAVRGTVARFLGARDEEEVVFTSGTTEGINLVAYSWAMPRLEPGDEIILSVMEHHANVVPWHFLRERQGVVIKWVDVDATGALDPQQVIDAIGPKTKLIAITHLSNVLGTVVDVKTICAAARQRGVAVLIDGSQSAVHMPVNVEEIGCDFYAITGHKLYGPSGSGAIWIRKERMDEMRPFMGGGDMIREVHKDSVTYADPPMKFEAGTPGIVQQIGLGVALDYLMDLGMENIAAHEASVAAYAKARMEGLNWLQVQGHAPGKAAIFSFTLEGAAHAHDISTILDKKGVAVRAGHHCAGPLMDHLGVSATCRASFGLYNTEQEVDALIDALELAHELFA; encoded by the coding sequence ATGTACGATGTATCCGAAATCCGCCGCGATTTTCCGATCCTCTCACGCGAGGTGAACGGCAAGCCGCTGGTCTATCTCGACAACGGCGCCTCGGCGCAGAAACCGCAGGTCGTGATCGACGCGGTGACGCGCGGCTATGCCGAGGAATATGCCAACGTGCATCGGGGGCTGCATTTCCTCTCCAACCTCGCAACCGAGAAATACGAGGCGGTGCGCGGCACCGTGGCGCGCTTTCTCGGTGCCAGGGACGAGGAGGAGGTGGTCTTTACCTCCGGCACCACCGAGGGGATCAACCTCGTGGCCTATAGCTGGGCGATGCCCCGGCTCGAGCCGGGAGACGAGATCATCCTGTCGGTGATGGAGCATCATGCCAATGTGGTGCCCTGGCATTTCCTGCGCGAACGGCAGGGGGTGGTGATCAAATGGGTCGATGTGGACGCCACCGGCGCGCTTGACCCGCAACAGGTGATCGACGCCATCGGCCCGAAGACCAAGCTTATCGCCATCACCCATCTGTCGAACGTGCTGGGTACGGTCGTCGATGTGAAAACCATCTGTGCTGCGGCGCGCCAACGCGGCGTGGCGGTGCTGATCGACGGATCGCAAAGTGCGGTGCACATGCCGGTGAATGTCGAGGAGATCGGCTGCGATTTCTATGCCATCACCGGGCACAAGCTCTACGGCCCGTCGGGCTCCGGCGCGATCTGGATCCGCAAGGAGCGCATGGACGAGATGCGGCCCTTCATGGGCGGCGGCGACATGATCCGCGAGGTTCACAAGGACAGCGTCACCTATGCCGATCCGCCGATGAAGTTCGAGGCCGGCACGCCGGGCATCGTGCAGCAGATCGGTCTGGGCGTGGCACTCGACTATCTCATGGATCTCGGCATGGAGAACATCGCCGCGCATGAGGCCAGCGTTGCCGCTTACGCCAAGGCGCGGATGGAGGGGCTCAACTGGCTCCAGGTGCAGGGGCATGCGCCGGGAAAGGCGGCGATCTTCTCCTTCACGCTGGAGGGCGCGGCGCATGCGCATGACATCTCGACCATCCTCGACAAGAAGGGCGTCGCGGTGCGCGCCGGCCATCACTGCGCCGGCCCGCTGATGGATCACCTGGGCGTTTCGGCCACCTGCCGGGCCTCATTCGGCCTCTACAATACCGAGCAAGAGGTCGATGCTTTGATCGACGCGCTCGAACTGGCGCACGAACTTTTTGCCTAA
- a CDS encoding maleylacetate reductase, translated as MHNFTYTANPGRILFGFGTLDKLADEIRNAGMTRVLLLSTPQQAEQVGAVAKSLGDLSAGIFSDARMHTPAEVTEQALKSLKSLGADGIVSLGGGSTIGLGKALALRTNLAQIVIPTTYAGSEMTPILGETTDGVKRTLRSEKVLPETVLYDVELTMSLPVEMSGLSGMNAVAHAVEALYCKEANPITALIAAEGVRALTDALPRIAQDGGDREARSDALYGAWLCGTCLGTVGMALHHKLCHAIGGAYDTPHAATHAIILPHALAYTAPAIPEAMERLRAALKTDDPAGRLYEIGREIGAPEGLQALGMPEDGIEHVVELSLRDPYWNPRPLEREALTLLLGDAFHGRPPSRH; from the coding sequence ATGCACAACTTCACCTACACCGCGAATCCCGGGCGCATCCTGTTCGGCTTCGGCACGCTCGACAAACTGGCCGACGAGATCCGCAATGCCGGCATGACCCGCGTGCTGCTGCTCTCGACGCCGCAGCAGGCCGAGCAGGTCGGCGCCGTGGCCAAAAGCCTCGGCGATCTCAGCGCCGGGATCTTCAGCGACGCCCGCATGCATACGCCGGCAGAAGTCACCGAACAGGCGCTGAAATCGCTGAAATCGCTGGGCGCGGACGGCATCGTCTCGCTCGGCGGCGGATCGACCATCGGGCTGGGCAAGGCGCTGGCGCTGCGCACCAACCTGGCGCAGATCGTCATCCCCACCACCTATGCCGGCTCCGAGATGACGCCGATCCTGGGCGAGACCACCGACGGGGTGAAACGCACCCTGCGCAGCGAAAAGGTGCTGCCGGAAACCGTGCTCTACGATGTCGAGCTGACCATGAGCCTGCCGGTCGAGATGTCGGGGCTCAGCGGAATGAACGCCGTCGCCCACGCGGTCGAGGCGCTCTATTGCAAGGAGGCCAATCCGATCACCGCGCTGATCGCCGCCGAAGGGGTGCGCGCGCTGACCGACGCCCTGCCGCGCATCGCGCAGGATGGCGGCGACCGCGAGGCGCGCTCGGATGCGCTCTACGGGGCGTGGCTCTGCGGCACCTGCCTCGGCACGGTCGGCATGGCGCTGCACCACAAGCTCTGCCACGCCATAGGTGGCGCCTATGACACGCCGCATGCGGCCACCCATGCCATCATCCTGCCCCATGCGCTGGCCTATACGGCGCCCGCCATTCCCGAGGCGATGGAGCGGCTACGCGCCGCGCTGAAGACCGACGATCCCGCCGGGCGGCTTTACGAGATCGGGCGCGAGATCGGGGCGCCCGAGGGGCTACAGGCGCTCGGCATGCCGGAGGACGGGATCGAGCATGTGGTCGAGCTGAGCCTCAGGGATCCCTACTGGAATCCCCGCCCGCTGGAACGCGAGGCGCTGACGCTGCTGCTCGGGGATGCCTTCCATGGCCGCCCGCCGTCCCGGCACTGA
- a CDS encoding YIP1 family protein has translation MTAAGFLRLAWQTLVAPRDVAKLLLSLRLGHEALLTALALVVVLNALVVGLIQASGLPGAALPFLISPGVIAALLAAMLTASILFMTWLGRILGGQGRAEDIALLLIWLQALRALGQVAVALAAAVSGALASLLVIAALIAGIWIMINFLDVAHGFESLGKALMLLVLGSVALVFALSFVFTLLGVTPNGMSI, from the coding sequence ATGACGGCGGCGGGGTTTCTCCGGCTCGCCTGGCAGACGCTGGTGGCGCCGCGCGACGTGGCGAAGCTGCTGCTCTCGCTGCGGCTCGGCCATGAGGCGCTGCTGACCGCGCTGGCGCTGGTCGTGGTGCTGAACGCGCTGGTCGTCGGGCTCATCCAGGCGAGCGGCCTGCCGGGCGCGGCGCTGCCGTTTCTGATCTCGCCCGGGGTGATCGCGGCGCTGCTGGCAGCGATGCTGACCGCCTCGATCCTGTTCATGACCTGGCTGGGCCGGATCCTGGGCGGGCAGGGCAGGGCGGAGGATATCGCGCTGCTGCTGATCTGGCTTCAGGCGCTGCGGGCGCTGGGGCAGGTCGCCGTGGCGCTGGCGGCGGCGGTCTCCGGCGCGCTGGCCTCGCTTCTCGTGATCGCGGCGCTGATCGCCGGGATCTGGATCATGATCAATTTTCTCGATGTCGCGCACGGGTTCGAAAGTCTGGGCAAGGCGCTGATGCTGCTGGTCCTCGGCTCTGTCGCCCTTGTGTTTGCGCTGAGCTTTGTCTTTACCCTTCTCGGGGTCACACCGAACGGGATGTCCATCTGA
- a CDS encoding Dabb family protein: protein MIKHIVMWNMSGETAAERDAAAQIVKEKFEGLRDAVPGLIELEIGIDESQVGYACDVVLYSVFRSREALAAYASHPLHLKVREELGNMRIARYQVDYVPGGAL, encoded by the coding sequence ATGATCAAGCATATCGTCATGTGGAACATGTCGGGGGAGACGGCGGCCGAGCGCGACGCGGCGGCGCAGATCGTCAAGGAGAAGTTCGAGGGTCTGCGCGACGCCGTGCCCGGGCTGATCGAGCTCGAGATCGGTATCGACGAGAGCCAGGTGGGCTATGCCTGTGACGTGGTACTCTATTCCGTGTTCCGGTCGCGCGAGGCCCTGGCCGCCTATGCCAGCCACCCGCTGCATCTCAAGGTGCGCGAGGAGCTGGGCAATATGCGGATCGCCCGTTACCAGGTGGATTACGTTCCCGGCGGCGCGCTCTGA